A stretch of DNA from Eschrichtius robustus isolate mEscRob2 chromosome 12, mEscRob2.pri, whole genome shotgun sequence:
CCAGTTCTTTATCTTTGGTTCTCTGGCCACGGCTGAATGCTTCCTACTGGCTGTCATGGCATATGATCACTACCTGGCAATCTGCTACCCACTCCTGATGGGGCCCAGATGGTATTTGGGGCTGGTGGTCATAGCGTGGCTCTCCGGCTTCATGGCAGATGGATTGGTTGTAGTCCTGATGGCCCAATTGAGATTCTGTGGCCCCAACCACATTGACCACTTTTACTGTGACTTCATGCCTTTGATGAGCCTGGCCTGCTCAGATCCCAGTGTAGCCCAGATGACAACATTCATTCTCTCTGTGATCTGCCTCACTGTTCCCTTTGGACGGATTCTGACATCTTATGCCTGGGTCGTGGTGGCTGTGCTGAGAGTTCCTGCTGGGGCCAGCAGGCAAAAGGCTTTCTCCACTTGCTCCTCCCACCTAGCTGTAGTGTCCACATTCCATGGCACCCTCATGGTCTTGTACATTGCACCCTCTGCTGTCCACTCCCAGCTCCTCTCCGAGGTCTTTGGCCTGCTCTACACTGTGGTCACCCCTCTCTTCAATCCTGTGATTTATACCCTGAGGAATAAGGAGGTTCATCAGGCACTACAGAGGCTTCTCTATGTTAAGCAAACTGAAACAATTGATTGAAGGAGGATTGTGGTAAAGATTTTATTTGGACTTTGGGATGTCTTCTGGGGTTGGTTGGGTAGAAATAACTTTGTTCTGTTCTGACATTTCTCTCTGTGAAAAGTTTTATAGTTATCATACTCACACTAAAAATGAGTATTGTAGAGCAATAATTTTGAAGTGCtaacttaaaaattttactttaatattttattatttctttactaAATAATctatgaatatttactataggaAATAGATGTACAAAAATAGCAACACAAAGCAAATCTAGAAATCTTGGCTACTTGggtgtatatgtataaaacaagTTGAACCACGGAAGTTTGTAATCTAGTTTTCCATTGACTACTATGTCTTGAACCTCTTTTTATTTTGACAAATACGTACTTATTTATTCTTCTGAGCTTTTTAATATAGCTAAACATGATTTGTTTAAATAATCTT
This window harbors:
- the OR11A1 gene encoding olfactory receptor 11A1, producing MEIVSIGNQTVTEFVLLGFYVIAELHLLFFIVFSLSYASIILVNMLIIVVMVSSQRLHTPMYFFLADLSFLEILCISTAVPKMLKGFLQEAAISVAGCLLQFFIFGSLATAECFLLAVMAYDHYLAICYPLLMGPRWYLGLVVIAWLSGFMADGLVVVLMAQLRFCGPNHIDHFYCDFMPLMSLACSDPSVAQMTTFILSVICLTVPFGRILTSYAWVVVAVLRVPAGASRQKAFSTCSSHLAVVSTFHGTLMVLYIAPSAVHSQLLSEVFGLLYTVVTPLFNPVIYTLRNKEVHQALQRLLYVKQTETID